Proteins from a single region of Punica granatum isolate Tunisia-2019 chromosome 8, ASM765513v2, whole genome shotgun sequence:
- the LOC116189224 gene encoding uncharacterized protein LOC116189224 → MIDLRNMGTHNADTGFKSGYLLELEKMLLEKLSNCGIKARPHIESRLKTLKREWAIVYDMMLNTSGFGWDSTWKMVTAEDDVWETYVATHKEAAPFRLRSFPHFEELSMIYAKDRATGKDVQAVEDILQELEIEDLTGVAKEVDVNHSNPNEYANGNANTPTSGDVSRAHQPPTDAMASASSRKKRKNGESDFCTISQNLNTMATEMKEACMMISKSVHSDIYQEKFLELPRALRTVDGLTSAQVRMAIQKFGNHSNYILLFFGTEPEYRLEMVQDFLANR, encoded by the exons ATGATTGACCTACGGAATATGGGCACCCACAATGCCGACACAGGGTTTAAATCTGGCTACTTGCTAGAACTTGAGAAAATGCTATTGGAAAAGCTCTCGAATTGTGGTATTAAGGCGAGACCTCACATTGAATCTCGATTGAAGACACTGAAGAGGGAATGGGCTATCGTGTATGATATGATGCTTAATACAAGTGGCTTTGGATGGGACTCAACATGGAAGATGGTCACGGCGGAAGACGATGTCTGGGAGACTTATGTAGCG ACTCACAAAGAAGCTGCTCCATTTAGACTGAGAAGTTTTCCCCATTTCGAAGAATTATCTATGATATATGCGAAGGATCGAGCTACTGGAAAAGATGTTCAAGCTGTTGAAGATATTCTACAAGAGCTCGAGATTGAAGATTTAACTGGAGTAGCCAAAGAAGTAGATGTGAATCATTCAAACCCAAATGAATATGCCAATGGCAATGCCAATACCCCTACATCGGGAGATGTTTCGCGTGCTCATCAACCACCTACAGATGCAATGGCAAGTGCTTCttcgagaaaaaaaaggaaaaatggtGAATCTGACTTCTGCACAATTTCTCAGAACTTGAATACAATGGCAACCGAAATGAAAGAAGCTTGCATGATGATCTCAAAGAGTGTTCACTCGGACATTTATCAAGAGAAGTTCCTTGAACTTCCGAGAGCTCTTCGTACTGTTGATGGTCTGACTTCAGCACAAGTTCGCATGGCTATTCAAAAGTTCGGTAACCATTCGAATTATATTCTACTTTTCTTTGGTACCGAGCCAGAATATCGCTTGGAAATGGTGCAGGATTTCCTTGCGAATCGCTGA